CATTAATGCTTAAGTAAATCATTACAGCCGTTCCATCTTTTACGCGACGTTGGGCAATACCAGCAAATTTTTTTCCATCTATGCTTAAATCAAAGGTTCCTGGGCAATAGGATTCCTTAATTTCAAAAGCTGAAATTATATGGGAAGAATCTTCAAATGCTTGTTTCATCCAATGCCACATGAACGTGTACGCTTCGTCTATACTTAGTTTTTTATTAGATGGATTAGGAAGAATCAATGAGACATTTAAAATGCCTTCATCCGCAATCACGCCAAGGCCTCCAGCGTTACGAATGACTACATTGTAACCGTCATGTTCTAAAGACGTTAAACCATTTGCCAAATCTGTTACACGGGTATCCTTCATACCAAGAATCATCGCATGATCAAGTTGCCAAAAATGAATAATGGTTTGCTGATTGATACCAGAAAAAGTCGTTAACGTATCGGTTAATGCAAAAGGTAGAAAGTAGTCTTCTTTCCTTAAACAACCTTGGTCATATAAAAAAACGGGGTTCG
The DNA window shown above is from Enterococcus sp. 4G2_DIV0659 and carries:
- a CDS encoding lipoate--protein ligase family protein — translated: MINLNEHFTSNPVFLYDQGCLRKEDYFLPFALTDTLTTFSGINQQTIIHFWQLDHAMILGMKDTRVTDLANGLTSLEHDGYNVVIRNAGGLGVIADEGILNVSLILPNPSNKKLSIDEAYTFMWHWMKQAFEDSSHIISAFEIKESYCPGTFDLSIDGKKFAGIAQRRVKDGTAVMIYLSINGDQQQRGESVRRFYQASLHEEFGKNGYPPVNPAVMANLQDLLQRPLTVTEVKKRLVDVLLENTSIVMDEQTVPTLMTSEWFTAEIEKQMQKMTQRNQLLIP